One genomic window of Candidatus Pseudobacter hemicellulosilyticus includes the following:
- a CDS encoding SusC/RagA family TonB-linked outer membrane protein — protein sequence MRFTAILLTAAVLNVHAAGMAQTVTLTGKNIPLKQVFAAIKQQTGYVVFSNTNAFKDAHSVTLSVKDMPLNSLLEMVLQDQPVSWLIKDKTIVLSRKATPAASTPQLITLDEVNRIINVSGVVRNENGEPLAGASVRVRGRNGGMVTDSKGSFGFTNMLDDVGLIITMLGYEYLEISFRKTDNGYTAYTVDKARSSQIKVTSGPNMFINVTMKAADAKMDDVVVTGYMDIRRTMHTGAQTTLKADSIRIPGEVSIDQMLQGVVPGMLVTMPSGQVGSTPRIRIRGTSTLLGNQEPLWVVDGVIQRDPLPIPDGAASLAGDVSEMRLVASNSISWLNPNDIETITVLKDASATAIYGSQAANGVIVLTTKKAKAGQLTVNYSGNLSIGQRPQYSMYNLMNSQELMQFSKEVYQDRDAYTSQVLPISYGGLVQKLHNKEITQEQFDAEYRRMESMNTDWFDILFRNSFSQNHSISLSGGSDKITNRTSINMQQQNGEAVGNDLRNFSASSNTTLKFGKRLLVNFLLNGGIRETDGFAYGVSPFEYAMNTSRTIPAYNDNGTLFYHERNGTLSPSIANKNTYNYNILNELANTGNKNSTRNLSANIDLNLKLFKNVDYQGLISYATATSDVKSWATEMSHYITQLRGYEYGAVLANSTEELKSGLPFGGLLQLQNATNSTYTIRNSLVYNNTFNQLHTVTVQVGNEIRSAELTGSATTRYGYLKNRGETFAPVPLTQAAGFYGSQANLHDRMRANSSVTNQTSNYVSQYLTAVYAFDQRYILNVNGRVDASNRFGQDENKRFQPTWSVGARWRLGNEHFMKSVLWLDAFDFYGSYGYQGNAVEAVSPNLIATDGGLSSIYKQYVLNIKSLPYKDLGWEKTNSWNIGVDLSFLNGRVNANANLFLKRSNVLASRDVPVENGMNSAIVFGSEMENKGYDLTVNIVPIRNKDWTWQFSVNTAVTRNILKDNQRVNVLGDYINGTAMISGEAYSTFYSFNYAGLNPANGRPTFNYMDITKTDKDLNYLVKTGKLEPDFSGGFNTTLRYRNYALRAQFAMAFGAQKRLPSVYNRTGAPTPEQNAPKWLMDRWRKAGDEATTDIPSVPDGNINRLLIYLPTLTSQSYSPYELYNWSDFRVADIDFIRCRNLAFTYDFDPSIARKVGSKRVSVSLSMTNPFLVAFDDRWDGYDPETGGWPARRTTSLSINMNF from the coding sequence ATGAGATTTACGGCGATTTTGTTAACGGCTGCCGTATTGAACGTCCATGCAGCCGGTATGGCACAGACTGTAACCCTCACCGGAAAGAATATTCCGTTGAAACAGGTATTTGCCGCTATCAAGCAGCAGACCGGTTACGTGGTGTTCAGTAACACCAACGCTTTCAAAGACGCACACAGCGTAACCCTTTCCGTTAAAGACATGCCCCTGAACAGCCTGCTGGAAATGGTCCTGCAGGATCAACCCGTTTCCTGGCTGATCAAGGACAAAACCATTGTGCTTTCCCGCAAGGCAACCCCTGCCGCCTCAACACCGCAACTCATTACACTGGATGAAGTGAACAGGATCATCAATGTATCCGGCGTGGTGCGCAATGAAAATGGCGAGCCGCTGGCCGGCGCTTCCGTCCGTGTCAGAGGCCGTAACGGCGGTATGGTGACAGACAGCAAGGGCAGCTTCGGCTTTACCAATATGCTGGATGATGTGGGTCTTATCATCACCATGCTGGGGTATGAATACCTGGAGATCAGCTTCCGCAAAACAGATAATGGCTACACAGCCTATACCGTAGATAAGGCAAGGTCTTCACAGATCAAAGTGACCAGCGGTCCTAATATGTTCATCAATGTGACCATGAAAGCCGCTGACGCTAAAATGGATGATGTGGTGGTGACCGGGTACATGGATATCCGTAGAACCATGCACACGGGTGCACAGACCACCCTCAAGGCTGACTCTATCCGCATACCCGGTGAGGTGAGTATTGACCAGATGCTGCAGGGTGTTGTGCCCGGCATGCTGGTGACTATGCCTTCCGGACAGGTAGGTTCTACCCCCCGTATCCGTATCCGTGGTACCTCTACACTGCTGGGTAACCAGGAGCCTTTATGGGTAGTAGATGGTGTGATCCAGCGTGATCCCCTGCCTATTCCCGATGGCGCCGCTTCCCTGGCCGGTGATGTGAGCGAGATGCGGCTGGTAGCTTCTAACTCTATTTCCTGGTTGAATCCCAATGATATAGAGACAATTACCGTTTTGAAAGATGCCTCTGCTACCGCTATCTACGGTTCCCAGGCTGCCAACGGGGTAATTGTACTGACCACTAAAAAAGCAAAGGCCGGTCAGCTGACCGTGAACTATTCCGGTAACCTGTCTATAGGCCAGCGCCCCCAGTACAGTATGTACAACCTGATGAACTCCCAGGAACTGATGCAGTTCTCCAAAGAGGTTTACCAGGACAGGGACGCTTATACCAGCCAGGTACTGCCCATCAGCTATGGTGGCCTTGTGCAGAAACTGCATAACAAGGAGATCACCCAGGAGCAGTTTGATGCAGAATACCGCAGGATGGAGTCCATGAATACAGACTGGTTTGATATCCTGTTCAGGAACTCTTTCAGCCAGAACCACAGCATCAGTCTTTCCGGTGGTTCTGATAAGATCACCAACAGGACCTCTATCAACATGCAGCAGCAGAACGGTGAAGCCGTGGGGAACGACCTGCGTAATTTCTCTGCCAGCAGCAATACCACCCTTAAATTCGGCAAGCGCCTCCTGGTGAACTTCCTGCTGAATGGCGGTATCCGGGAAACAGATGGTTTTGCTTATGGTGTAAGTCCCTTTGAGTACGCCATGAATACTTCCAGGACCATCCCCGCTTACAATGATAATGGCACCTTATTCTATCATGAGCGGAACGGTACCCTCAGCCCTTCCATTGCCAACAAGAATACCTACAATTACAATATCCTGAACGAGCTGGCCAATACCGGTAATAAGAACTCTACCCGTAACCTCTCCGCCAATATTGACCTGAACCTGAAGCTGTTCAAGAATGTGGACTACCAGGGGCTGATCTCTTACGCTACCGCTACTTCCGATGTGAAGTCCTGGGCTACCGAAATGAGTCACTATATCACCCAGCTCAGGGGTTATGAATATGGTGCTGTACTGGCCAATTCCACAGAAGAGCTGAAAAGCGGTTTACCCTTCGGTGGCCTGCTGCAGCTGCAGAATGCTACCAACAGCACCTATACTATCCGGAACAGCCTGGTGTACAATAATACTTTTAACCAGCTGCACACGGTAACGGTACAGGTAGGTAATGAGATCAGGTCTGCTGAGCTGACCGGTTCTGCCACTACCCGTTATGGTTACCTGAAGAACAGGGGTGAAACCTTTGCGCCGGTTCCCCTTACACAGGCTGCAGGTTTCTATGGCTCACAGGCCAACCTGCATGACCGCATGCGCGCCAACTCCAGCGTTACCAACCAGACCAGCAACTATGTAAGCCAGTACCTCACTGCTGTATACGCTTTTGATCAGCGTTATATCCTGAACGTGAACGGCCGGGTAGATGCTTCCAACCGCTTTGGCCAGGATGAGAACAAACGTTTTCAGCCTACCTGGTCAGTGGGTGCAAGGTGGCGCCTGGGCAATGAGCATTTCATGAAATCCGTACTCTGGCTGGATGCCTTTGACTTTTACGGATCTTATGGCTACCAGGGTAATGCGGTGGAAGCCGTATCGCCCAACCTCATTGCTACTGATGGCGGCCTGAGCTCTATTTATAAACAATATGTGCTGAATATTAAATCGCTTCCCTATAAGGACCTGGGCTGGGAAAAGACCAACTCCTGGAATATTGGTGTGGACCTTTCCTTCCTGAATGGTCGTGTGAATGCCAATGCCAACCTCTTCCTGAAGAGGAGCAATGTACTGGCCTCCAGGGATGTGCCCGTGGAGAATGGTATGAACTCTGCCATCGTGTTCGGTTCCGAAATGGAGAACAAAGGGTATGATCTGACCGTGAACATTGTGCCCATCCGCAATAAGGACTGGACCTGGCAGTTCTCTGTGAACACAGCCGTGACCCGTAATATCCTGAAGGATAACCAGCGTGTTAACGTGCTGGGTGATTATATCAATGGAACCGCCATGATCAGCGGTGAAGCATATTCCACTTTTTATTCCTTTAACTATGCAGGGCTGAACCCGGCTAATGGTCGTCCAACGTTCAACTACATGGACATCACCAAAACGGACAAGGACCTGAACTACCTGGTGAAGACCGGAAAGCTGGAACCTGATTTCTCCGGTGGCTTTAACACCACGCTGCGTTACAGGAATTATGCCCTGCGTGCCCAGTTTGCCATGGCTTTCGGCGCACAGAAACGTTTACCCAGTGTATACAACAGGACAGGCGCTCCCACTCCGGAACAGAATGCCCCCAAATGGCTGATGGACCGCTGGAGGAAAGCTGGTGATGAAGCCACTACCGATATTCCTTCCGTACCCGATGGAAATATCAACAGGCTGCTCATTTACCTGCCTACGCTCACTTCTCAGTCCTATAGCCCATATGAGCTGTACAACTGGTCTGATTTCCGCGTGGCGGATATTGATTTCATCCGTTGCCGCAACCTCGCCTTCACGTATGACTTTGATCCCAGCATAGCCCGTAAAGTAGGTTCCAAAAGGGTGAGCGTGTCCCTGAGCATGACCAACCCCTTCCTGGTTGCCTTCGATGACCGCTGGGATGGTTATGATCCGGAAACCGGTGGCTGGCCTGCCCGCAGGACCACCTCCCTGTCTATCAACATGAATTTCTGA